Genomic DNA from Stigmatopora nigra isolate UIUO_SnigA chromosome 17, RoL_Snig_1.1, whole genome shotgun sequence:
GTACTGAACCAAAGCGGGGATGCCGTCACAGAGCTCGGCTAACGCCACGCAAAGTTCCGCCGCCGTGAAGCACACGCCTGGGTTCTCCAGAGCATAAAGGTAGAGGCAGGCGAATGCCGGCATATCCGAGAGTAAAGTCACAAACTCCTGGATACGCTTAGGTAGCTTTTGCCGTACTGCGTTAAGGTTAAGAGTGGCTTGCAATGCGGCGTTCATCCagcagttgttgtagtagttggcgAAACGGCAGATCTTCTTGAGAGGGCTCTTCTGGCCTGCAGCCCCTCGAGGGATCTCATCGGTCCACAGGTTGTGGCTGCCTGCCCGAACTGTTGGTTTGGGCAAAACAGCAGCACGTTTTAAAACAGGTAAGGTTTTAACCTTAGCGGATGTGATGGATTTGGTGGTGTTTTTAGTACCAGCGGGCCGGCAGGGTAGGCCTCCCACGGCGTTCCTCAGTGTTTTTGTGGCCATTGCTCCCAGAGCAAAACCCAGGAAAAGAAACGGCATCTTGATTGGGAGGGTAACTGTCATGGGGGGAGGTCGGGGGGCCGGAGCAGGGCGGGGTTCCACCCAGAGCGTCAACATGGGTACTGATGGCTGGGTGCTTTATGACATGGGTGATGATTTCATTTCTCTTGTCTGACATCATGGCCTCTATCACTAAGACTCCTCAAAGTGTCTTGTGAGTAACTCGGAGATTAAGCTTTTCTACTCTTGGGGGTTTTGCCGCTTGAGAAAAATGGCTTTATTAACTTATCATTATTACCATTTCAGAATCAGACTTAAGGTCAGTTTTGCCGTTCCTGGGTCTATAGGAGGCCTAGCTTGGGGTGTGGTTGAGTGACAGGAGAGGTTAAAACTAATGTAAGATGTGGAGAGAGTTATAATTTAGTGTTTTATCGATGAAATATGTCTTGTGGGTAAATGCATGTAAAACCAAGAATTGCATTGACTTGAATGCTTTTAtgtattgtcattgtacaagtaAAATGAGAGCTAAAGCTTCATCACAAAATGCACAAATAGcaacaacaaatgaatgaagagataaataatcaataaataataattatataagtAGTGATGTTGACtgctacttattatgttgactatttatcaaTGTTgatgtagtcaacataatgtgTCAATAAAGTCATCACCACTTattcattatgttgactacttatcaatGTTggtgtagtagtcaacataattagtaggctacataaaaaataagtagtcagcataataagtagtagtctacataatgaataagtagtcaatataataagtagtagtctatataatgaataagtagtcaacataataagtagtagtctacataatgaataagtagtagtctacataataagtagtggtcaacatagtGAATAAGTAGTAGTTAACATTgatcagtagtcaacataatgaataagtagtacAATAATGTACTACTACAATAAGTAGAGGTCTATATAATACGTAGTActactatttattcattatgtagactactacttattcactatgatgactactacaTCAACATTGATAAGTAGTAAACATTAATTAATGGTCACATAAATAAACTATTTGCAATGTATATAGTAAAAATGACACCTGCATAAAaacgtagtagtagtagtatttataGTAATAACAGGTGAAAAGCCCCATTGTATATTGGCTAAGACTTACTTCCCCTTTAAGAAGCAGGGTCTCAGGGGATAAAGGGGCGGGGTATCAGTGAGAAGAAACGACCGGCAcctttatttctaaaataatattaataacgtTTTACTTCTCAAATCTAATATGACCCGATTTAACGCCATCGTTCGGGATGTCACGTGACGCAAGATGTGCATGAAGATTGACGTCACGCTTttatttgattctttttttaaacaagtcgGGCTCAAGGTTATTATGTTGCTGCGTGGATAAAATGCACCAGGGCTCGGTATGCGTGCATAACGCCCGGGTAGAGGACGCGATCGTCGGCTAGAGGGGACGGAGGAGAGGGGCAGGCGGCTGGAGGTGGTGCAGGGGACGCAACGGGGGTGACCCGGCTACCGGCCTCTGCGGTTCTACGCCAACATGGCCAGAGCTCTGCGGAGGTTCATTCATCTGGTGCTATTCTGCCCTTTATCCAAAGGCCTGCAGGTACATATACTTTGCATGTATTTATGGATGTCTATTCATTAATTTGTCTATCTATGTGTCAATAAAGTCATCAAAATAGGTGTGCAGCGATTGCATGTGATTTCAATATGTGCATGTCAAATTTAagtcaaaatatgaattttagataaaaaaaaaacatggggttTTAATTAGGAATATAGGGTTTTGGTAGAATATGCATAATTACCACAATGGTGATACATGCAATTGgagatatatttataaatagcATAGTTTTGTAaatgcatgattttgcattttaaaatgtgcacgtatgaaatatttaattcatatggtagtcattaaaatgttcaatattacaTTTCATCTGAACATCATTTCATGCAAATCTGCATAATTGCAAATTTGacattatatgtaaatgtgatgggggatttttttaaatgcagtagtagtagagtagaagatacacttttttttactaataaaaaactacatttaaagaGTCGCCTGCCTTCCATCAAGGTGAAGTACCTCCTTCTGGCATGGCTGGGCGTTCTGGTGGCCAGTTGGGTGCTCTACATGCAGTACGCTTCCTACTCAGAACTATGCCGCGGAAATGTCTGCCGAGCAGTCATCGTAAGTATACCACCTTTCTACCATTCTGCTTATGTATAGCCAATTTGCATTGGGTTATAAGGTTGCCACAACCATAGAAATCTACCAAAGTTCCAACTCAAccatgtaaaaataaatccGAACTCCTTACAACAACACTTGAGAAGCCCCCCGGTTCATTTCCTCCGCCTAACATCCCGTTTCCTCTATCAGTGCGACCACTACAGCCGGGGCGTCATCTCCGGGTCATATTGCAAGGCTCTTTGCGAGCAAAAAACTCTGACGCTGGGCCACTGTATGTCCACTTCCTCACAACATCAGGTATGCCACTCTTGAAGTATAGACAAAAATACTATAAGTATAAATACAACCTAAAAACAACTTGAACAACTATAATGTGCTCCactttataaggcgcactgcattataaggcacaccctcaatgtatgacactattttttccccatatataaagcacactggattataaggcgccctgtctattttgtagaaaatttaagacttaagtgtgcctaaAAGTCGTGAAAAAAACGCTAATCCTCACTTTCCTGCAGGTGTATGGTGGCCATTGGAAGAAGAGGCCAGTAGTCATCAAATGCGGCCTCGAGGAGGACACCAAAACGGACGTTGGTCCCGATTCATTACTCCGACACCAGGGAAGCTTATTCGACAAACCCACACGAGGAACATCTATGGATGAGTTTAAGGAGATGCTGCAAAACTTTCTCAAGGTAAATGTTATGCATCTTATTCTGCTATATTACCAAATGAAATTCTGTCTTTCAAACTGACTCCAACCCAAAATAAAACCCCAAGACCATATTGCTAAGCCCCTTAACTTCCACCCTAACAAAGTCACACAATTCCTTCTCTACTTCTTTACAGGCTAATTTCGGGGAACAACCATCCTTGAGTGCTTTGGCGGATCGACTAATTTCCCTAGCAGACGTCAACCAGGACAGCAAACTGTCCCTGGCTGAAGCCAAGTCCATCTGGGCTCTCCTTCACGTCAATGAATTCCTACTGATGGTGGCGCTCCAGGAGAAGGAGCACACTCCCAAACTTCTGGGCTTCTGCGGGGACCTATACGTAACAGAACCACTTGGGCACACCTCCCTATACAGGCTAGAGGTACCCCCCTACATGCAGGCTTTGGTCCCCGGAGCCCTGGTCTCCGGGCTAAACCGCTGGCTAGCCCCAGCCTGGCCTCGCCGGGCACGCATCACAATCGGCTTGCTAGAATTCGTAGAGGAGGTCTTCCACGGACCCTACGGCAGTTTCCTAATCTGCGACTCCAGCCCACGCCATGTCGGCTACAACGCCAAGTACGACTGTAAGATAGCCGATTTACGCGCAGTAGCCTCGGAAGCCACGGTGCGGGCACACCTGAAGGGTCGGCGCTGCGAGAGCAACGCCGACTGCACCTATGGACGAGACTGCACCGCCACCTGTGACCGATTGGCAAAGCGTTGCAATGCTGAGGTGGTTCAGCCTAATCTGGCTAAGGTATGCACACTTCTCCAGGATTTTCTACTCTTCGGGGCGCCACCTGAGCTGAAGGGGGACCTGGAGAGACAACTACGTACCTGCATCACCCTCAGTGGGCTCGCTAGCCAGATGGAAGTGCACCATTCCCTGGTCCTCAACAACCTTAAGACACTTCTATGGAAGACGATCTCTAATACGCAGTATTCTTGAGGAACACAGTACTCGTTCTTGACTAAAGGGTCTGATTTACTAAGgcattttgctttaaaaagagGCAAACAGATGTTCTACCTGAATTGCATCTGTTTTACCCTTTGTGCTTGttgcaaaacaaaattatgTATTATGTGTGTACTAACAGTTCTGTAATAAACATAAGGTCTAGGAAGAGGATTTTGCGGCAAGTGGACTTTGGACATGATTAAGGTCTAATCTAAGGTCttcaattcttattttttaggTGTGGTTTGCGGAATAACCGTCCTGCATACCAGTTAGTCTTCTTCGGGATATTGTTATAGTCGGATGATAGCTAATGCTAAGAATGCTTTGGAAATTTTACATAGTACCTTTTAGCTTCTTTCTAAATGGTAGGGTCTTAATCTAGAAATGGATTTGATTATCTTTGAAGGAATGTCCCTATTTTTGAGAGGCAAATGAACCACTGCTGCTGACTACTTagtgtttttaaacaaatgatatactatactatacctGATCATGCACTAATGTCAACATTTATATAGAACAATGTTGTGGACAGTGTTATAGACAATCAAATGTGATTCAAAACTTGACACTGTGAAATGTTTAAAGAGTATTGTTTGAAGgataaatggaaataaatgcaACAATCCTGAAGAGTTGCAGATGAATGTGAATGGCTTATAATTGTAAAAATGCCTTTTAGTTGATCAAAACATGTTTTGATGCCGaaataataaaacacaatgCACCATTAAAATTTGAACTTTAAATTAAACtcataagaaaaataataaaaactgttCTTTAAAAACACCCAGTTGAAAAACATAGTCAATTTATGACATTTCAATGGCCTCAATGGTCATATCACGCACACATTATTGAATATGCAAATGACAGCATCATATCTGAAAATGAGACTCACCAGAGACATCTTGTACTTACCAAAATACTGCACTGATCACAACTTGAACACCAGTAGTTATTGTTGATCTCCAGAAATTCCTGGCAAAGAAGGCCCTGAAGATACTCCAAACAAAATTTGGACTCTCAGCTTCTGTTAGAGGACAACAGCAACAAAACATAAGACTTTGCATGTTTGGTCAATCCAGCATGGTGGATTGTGGCATCAGACATTTGACCTCCTTTGACCTCACCATACAAACTACTAACATTCCTGCAATAATACATCATTCACATAGCAATATATATCATGCAATATTAACATAACATTCAAATGTGCAGCCTTTTGGTTTTCTCTACTCAGTACAGCAATGTTTTTTGAAGtactgtatttatgtatttataggagcatatatttttctttttaaatttgactgtcttttgtctccttgtatgGGCCAAAAGCTGCAATGAAATTTCATAGTACACATTACACTTATGACAGATTAAGATTTGATTCttgaaatttgatttaaattttaaaaagttgtttaCAGTAAAATGGGTGAACATATTTGAATCTAAACAGAGTAAAATGTATCATCAATATTCCAATgtgcataaatatatatatatatatatatatatatatatatatatatatatatatatatatatatatatatatatatatatatatatatatatatatatatatatatatatatatatatatatatatatatatatatatatatatatatatatatatatatgtaatatgcaAATTGTCACATTATTTCTTACATTTATTATTCTTCAGTATacaatttaatacaaaataaccataaaaaaatgcacatgaaTAATGAATCCAAAACACagtggatttgaaaaaaaaacatttattatttatta
This window encodes:
- the dipk1b gene encoding divergent protein kinase domain 1B isoform X2 → MARALRRFIHLVLFCPLSKGLQVKYLLLAWLGVLVASWVLYMQYASYSELCRGNVCRAVICDHYSRGVISGSYCKALCEQKTLTLGHCMSTSSQHQVYGGHWKKRPVVIKCGLEEDTKTDVGPDSLLRHQGSLFDKPTRGTSMDEFKEMLQNFLKANFGEQPSLSALADRLISLADVNQDSKLSLAEAKSIWALLHVNEFLLMVALQEKEHTPKLLGFCGDLYVTEPLGHTSLYRLEVPPYMQALVPGALVSGLNRWLAPAWPRRARITIGLLEFVEEVFHGPYGSFLICDSSPRHVGYNAKYDCKIADLRAVASEATVRAHLKGRRCESNADCTYGRDCTATCDRLAKRCNAEVVQPNLAKVCTLLQDFLLFGAPPELKGDLERQLRTCITLSGLASQMEVHHSLVLNNLKTLLWKTISNTQYS
- the dipk1b gene encoding divergent protein kinase domain 1B isoform X1 codes for the protein MARALRRFIHLVLFCPLSKGLQSRLPSIKVKYLLLAWLGVLVASWVLYMQYASYSELCRGNVCRAVICDHYSRGVISGSYCKALCEQKTLTLGHCMSTSSQHQVYGGHWKKRPVVIKCGLEEDTKTDVGPDSLLRHQGSLFDKPTRGTSMDEFKEMLQNFLKANFGEQPSLSALADRLISLADVNQDSKLSLAEAKSIWALLHVNEFLLMVALQEKEHTPKLLGFCGDLYVTEPLGHTSLYRLEVPPYMQALVPGALVSGLNRWLAPAWPRRARITIGLLEFVEEVFHGPYGSFLICDSSPRHVGYNAKYDCKIADLRAVASEATVRAHLKGRRCESNADCTYGRDCTATCDRLAKRCNAEVVQPNLAKVCTLLQDFLLFGAPPELKGDLERQLRTCITLSGLASQMEVHHSLVLNNLKTLLWKTISNTQYS